The Daucus carota subsp. sativus chromosome 2, DH1 v3.0, whole genome shotgun sequence genome includes a window with the following:
- the LOC108206108 gene encoding transcription factor bHLH157 — MCSEQSDSIAKKVLKSLCCENGWSYGVFWSFDHKNSLLLTIQETYFGEQMGAVIDDMCLQVQMLGGGIIGQVAFSKKHLWMFSHAKSVGKCDFFQDDSEFQYQFASGIKTIAVIPVEPQGVLQFGSTQEIPENEEFVNQTKRIFREMASCHGLNISEFIPTSLNYESYGSSGVFPSLAPSGSTNVENNKFHESDGFQGLMASTCFPVDSFITKMENFGDHWRNGGAESQVHQTICGGAWSGGLSTLTSLKHQDSALRSQPSQNVFNVKPETAVTCGNTVQNFQSSAFASLNNSECSSGSLIKLQHSTPPLYEIDSELLGKNILPTLNEFFESPDYNTNHVKACSMDSFYQWFDSSLDQKNKTDFTTMDDDLLSEAMRFVSQPSHVSSATNAISHTASSVHSSITNTSTSTGKEKCPDVFKVEHDLFDSVEADLGYGQAGNTNDILMPAIDGGQMDFKNALQSTSQQHVGSTLVQRKGLFSKLGIEQIVEGISSGTSSSFAKPLSEDQLSSTAKRKRTGISLGTSDQVNLAGSLFQQKEDITTQGSCSWVSDSYRTLVGHTDLQEKKHVSTAKTVKKKAKPGARPRPKDRQLIQDRLLELRELTPNGEKMSIDCLLDRTIKYMLFLQSVTKHADTLKEAAKFKDNEIFNKDNFSRRGGGVTWACEYGDQSTMCPLLVEDLSTPGHMLIEMLCEDQGFFLEIVDIIRGLGLTILKGLMEVQENKIWARFIVEPEGNGNRRVSRHEIFSTLIQLLQLTAPSGVKANKQVGNIIDGGTNLFNNYPHCGVSVPLR, encoded by the exons ATGTGTTCAGAACAGAGTGATTCAATTGCTAAAAAGGTTCTCAAGAGTCTGTGTTGTGAGAATGGATGGTCTTATGGTGTGTTTTGGAGTTTTGACCACAAAAATTCTTT ATTGTTGACTATTCAAGAAACATACTTTGGTGAGCAAATGGGAGCTGTAATAGATGATATGTGTCTACAAGTACAGATGCTCGGTGGAGG AATAATTGGTCAAGTGGCTTTCTCTAAGAAACATCTGTGGATGTTCTCTCACGCTAAATCAGTCGGCAAATGCGATTTCTTTCAG GATGATTCCGAATTTCAATACCAATTTGCATCTGGAATTAAG ACAATTGCAGTGATTCCTGTTGAACCTCAAGGGGTCTTACAATTTGGATCTACACAAGAG ATTCCAGAAAATGAGGAGTTTGTGAATCAAacaaagaggatattcagagaGATGGCAAGCTGTCACGGCCTTAATATATCAGAATTTATTCCCACATCTTTAAATTACGAAAGTTATGGTTCGAGTGGAGTGTTTCCTTCCCTGGCACCATCAGGAAGTACCAATGTAGAGAATAACAAATTCCATGAGAGTGATGGATTTCAAGGTTTAATGGCATCAACATGCTTTCCAGTTGATTCCTTCATcacaaagatggagaattttgGTGACCATTGGCGGAACGGTGGTGCAGAATCTCAGGTCCACCAGACAATTTGTGGTGGCGCATGGAGTGGTGGACTATCAACTCTGACTTCACTCAAGCATCAGGATTCTGCATTGAGGTCCCAGCCTTCCCAGAACGTGTTTAATGTTAAGCCAGAGACAGCTGTAACTTGTGGAAATACTGTACAGAATTTTCAGAGCTCAGCGTTTGCTTCTTTAAACAATTCAGAATGCAGCTCTGGAAGTTTAATAAAGCTGCAGCATTCAACCCCGCCCCTTTATGAAATTGATAGTGAGCTTCTAGGGAAAAATATCCTACCCACTCTGAATGAATTTTTCGAGTCACCTGATTACAATACCAATCATGTAAAAGCATGTTCAATGGATAGCTTTTACCAGTGGTTTGATTCTTCATTAGACCAGAAGAATAAGACAGACTTTACTACAATGGACGATGATTTGTTGTCTGAGGCTATGAGATTTGTTTCTCAACCAAGTCATGTGAGCAGTGCTACGAATGCAATCAGTCATACAGCTAGTTCTGTACACAGTTCTATCACAAACACATCTACTTCTACTGGGAAAGAGAAGTGCCCAGATGTATTCAAAGTTGAGCATGATCTTTTTGATAGTGTTGAAGCAGATCTAGGGTATGGACAGGCAGGAAACACTAATGACATCTTAATGCCTGCAATAGATGGTGGGCAGATGGACTTCAAAAATGCTTTGCAAAGCACCTCACAGCAACATGTTGGTTCCACATTAGTTCAGCGGAAAGGCCTTTTCTCTAAATTAGGGATTGAACAAATTGTTGAAGGTATTTCTTCCGGTACTTCAAGCAGTTTTGCCAAACCTCTTTCAGAGGATCAGCTATCTTCCAcagccaaaagaaaaagaactGGAATCTCCTTGGGGACAAGCGATCAAGTAAACTTAGCAGGTTCTCTATTTCAGCAGAAAGAGGACATCACAACACAGGGCTCCTGCTCATGGGTAAGCGATAGCTATAGAACGCTCGTCGGACACACTGATTTACAGGAGAAGAAACATGTCTCTACTGCAAAAACCGTGAAGAAAAAGGCAAAACCTGGAGCTCGACCAAGGCCCAAAGACCGTCAGCTGATCCAAGACCGACTCTTAGAGTTGAGAGAACTAACTCCTAATGGAGAGAAG ATGAGCATTGACTGTTTGTTGGATCGAACCATCAAGTACATGCTTTTTTTGCAAAGTGTGACAAAGCACGCAGACACACTTAAGGAAGCTGCTAAATTTAAG GATaatgaaatatttaataaagaCAACTTCAGTAGGAGAGGGGGCGGTGTTACATGGGCATGTGAATATGGAGATCAGTCAACGATGTGTCCGCTGTTAGTTGAGGACCTTTCCACTCCTGGACATATGCTTATAGAG ATGCTATGTGAAGATCAGGGTTTCTTTCTGGAGATAGTGGATATAATTCGAGGTCTTGGATTGACTATCCTGAAGGGCCTGATGGAAGTTCAAGAAAACAAAATATGGGCACGTTTTATTGTTGAGCCTGAG GGAAATGGAAACAGACGCGTATCAAGGCATGAGATATTTTCTACCCTCATTCAGCTTCTACAACTGACAGCTCCAAGTGGTGTCAAAGCTAACAAGCAAGTTGGTAACATTATTGATGGAGGGACTAATCTATTCAACAATTACCCACACTGTGGGGTGTCAGTCCCGCTTAGGTAA